The Methylomonas montana genome has a window encoding:
- a CDS encoding cytochrome P450 has protein sequence MFFNLLRLIINPTAALTAIHNKHGDFVQASFFNKKLLFVSKPEHFEEIFSQEARGLVSRDALYEAKKPMFGDGLFNSKVDTWTNQRRLMQPLFTKQAIGAWQDIMLEEANSTVSRLKNSNSSEINISREMKEVIQKILIRVMFGRLKSERGDEQLMNAIDTIVKGLFPHLVTETLGKGKLKQLFVLQNRRMELAIRHFAGYVDAEINRNPSESVNQSLLSMLIQRQGRTGYAMPKELLKDEAVTLFLAGQDTSVNTLIWFFYLLGKHEAIHQRITDEIQQYAAESLSLENIEMLSYTKAALYETLRLYPQAIALSRDATDNISVGGENIGKNTTVIMSVFATHRDGRLWQRPQAFYPEHFLDGAATERHKNAFLPFGGGIHNCIGRHFAELEMMMTIVAILRNFTIKTNVNIKPGLSITYKPERDVMVSITPIY, from the coding sequence ATGTTTTTCAATCTACTTCGATTAATCATTAATCCAACGGCCGCATTAACCGCCATCCACAACAAGCATGGTGATTTTGTTCAAGCCAGTTTTTTCAATAAGAAACTATTGTTTGTTTCCAAGCCCGAACATTTTGAAGAAATTTTCAGTCAAGAAGCCAGAGGCTTAGTGAGCCGGGACGCACTTTATGAGGCCAAGAAACCGATGTTTGGCGATGGTCTGTTTAATAGCAAGGTCGATACCTGGACAAACCAGCGTCGGCTGATGCAGCCATTATTTACCAAGCAAGCCATCGGCGCATGGCAAGACATCATGCTGGAAGAAGCCAATAGCACTGTCAGCCGGCTTAAAAATAGCAATAGTTCTGAAATCAATATTTCAAGGGAAATGAAGGAGGTCATTCAAAAAATTTTAATCCGGGTCATGTTTGGCCGGTTAAAATCTGAGCGCGGTGACGAGCAACTGATGAATGCCATCGACACCATTGTGAAGGGATTGTTTCCACACTTGGTCACGGAAACGCTGGGGAAAGGAAAATTAAAGCAACTATTTGTTTTGCAAAATAGGCGAATGGAGCTGGCTATCCGTCATTTTGCTGGTTATGTCGATGCGGAAATTAATCGTAACCCAAGCGAATCAGTCAATCAGAGTCTACTTTCCATGCTGATTCAAAGACAAGGCAGAACCGGTTACGCCATGCCAAAAGAGCTGTTAAAGGATGAAGCGGTGACCTTGTTTCTAGCGGGCCAAGACACCAGTGTTAATACCTTGATTTGGTTCTTTTATCTGCTGGGAAAACATGAAGCGATACATCAAAGAATTACCGACGAAATTCAACAATATGCCGCCGAATCGTTAAGCCTGGAGAATATAGAAATGTTGAGTTATACCAAGGCCGCCCTCTATGAAACATTAAGACTATATCCGCAAGCGATTGCTCTCAGCAGGGATGCCACCGACAACATTAGCGTAGGCGGCGAAAATATTGGCAAGAACACCACGGTTATCATGAGTGTATTTGCCACACACCGTGATGGCAGGCTTTGGCAGCGACCCCAAGCGTTTTATCCGGAACATTTTTTAGATGGCGCGGCAACCGAACGTCATAAAAACGCGTTTCTACCATTCGGCGGCGGCATACACAACTGCATTGGCCGGCATTTTGCCGAGCTGGAAATGATGATGACCATTGTAGCGATACTCAGAAATTTCACGATTAAAACCAATGTGAACATCAAGCCGGGATTAAGCATCACCTATAAACCGGAACGCGATGTGATGGTTTCGATTACCCCAATTTATTAG
- a CDS encoding ProQ/FinO family protein: MGFEQLASLRDELAKQAAAEKSVIRQKKVEASVKKGGKVDALLAIIGLLQKTFPLAFPKKPAPKVPLKIGIHKDILEQAERLGTDKNDLRKAIKAWCWGNRYWDCLTEDAVRVDLDGNAAGQVTKADTEQAKKLKAGRRKQSETVTALPAEGD, encoded by the coding sequence ATGGGATTTGAACAACTAGCGTCCCTCAGAGATGAACTCGCAAAACAAGCGGCCGCCGAGAAATCCGTTATTCGGCAAAAGAAGGTGGAAGCATCTGTAAAAAAGGGTGGCAAAGTCGACGCGCTACTGGCCATCATCGGCTTGCTACAAAAGACCTTTCCGCTGGCATTCCCTAAAAAGCCTGCTCCCAAAGTACCCCTTAAAATCGGCATCCATAAAGACATTCTGGAGCAAGCCGAGCGGCTTGGCACCGATAAGAACGATTTGCGCAAGGCGATTAAAGCTTGGTGTTGGGGTAATCGTTACTGGGATTGCCTGACGGAAGATGCCGTCAGAGTCGATCTGGATGGCAATGCGGCGGGGCAAGTGACGAAAGCGGATACCGAACAGGCGAAAAAACTGAAAGCAGGGCGGCGGAAACAATCCGAGACGGTTACAGCTTTGCCGGCCGAGGGTGACTAG
- a CDS encoding ABC transporter ATP-binding protein: MNTSLISPTTPTDQSGPIISVCGVNKTYAGGFQALKNVNLDINRGEIFALLGPNGAGKTTLIGIICGIVKASSGTIIADGHDIARDYRAARATIGLVPQELHTDAFESVGATLKFSRGLFGKAPNPAYLEKVLRDLSLWDKRDVKIMTLSGGMKRRVLIAKALAHEPSILFLDEPSAGVDVELRHDMWRMVRELREQGTTIILTTHYIEEAEDMADRIGVISKGELIVVEDKQVLMRKLGKKQLTLTLRQPLAAIPAELGGWPLEIADNGHALVYSFDSQEDETGIAELLRALGEHGIEFRDLRSSESSLEDIFVSLVHRPKEARA, translated from the coding sequence ATGAATACATCGCTTATTTCCCCAACCACACCCACCGATCAATCCGGCCCTATCATCTCCGTATGTGGCGTCAATAAAACCTATGCCGGCGGATTTCAAGCGCTGAAAAACGTCAACCTGGACATCAATCGCGGCGAGATATTTGCCTTGCTCGGACCCAACGGCGCCGGTAAGACGACATTGATCGGTATAATCTGCGGTATCGTCAAGGCCAGTTCCGGTACCATCATTGCCGACGGCCACGACATTGCCCGTGACTACCGCGCGGCGCGGGCCACTATCGGCCTGGTGCCGCAGGAATTGCATACCGACGCGTTCGAGTCGGTAGGGGCCACGCTAAAATTCAGCCGAGGACTGTTCGGTAAGGCGCCCAACCCTGCTTATTTGGAAAAAGTGTTGCGCGATCTGTCTCTGTGGGATAAGCGCGACGTAAAAATCATGACGCTATCCGGCGGCATGAAGCGCCGCGTGCTGATTGCCAAGGCACTGGCACACGAACCGTCGATATTGTTCCTCGACGAGCCCAGCGCCGGCGTGGATGTGGAGTTACGGCACGATATGTGGCGGATGGTCCGCGAACTGCGAGAGCAGGGCACCACCATCATTCTGACCACGCATTACATTGAGGAAGCCGAAGACATGGCGGACCGCATCGGCGTGATCAGCAAAGGCGAATTGATTGTAGTCGAAGATAAACAGGTTTTGATGCGCAAGCTCGGCAAGAAGCAGCTCACGCTGACGTTGCGTCAGCCCCTCGCCGCTATTCCGGCCGAACTCGGCGGCTGGCCGCTGGAGATTGCCGATAACGGACACGCCTTGGTCTACAGTTTCGACAGCCAAGAGGACGAAACCGGTATCGCTGAATTATTACGCGCGCTTGGCGAACACGGCATCGAATTCAGGGATTTACGCTCCAGCGAGAGTTCGCTGGAAGACATTTTCGTCAGTTTGGTACACCGGCCTAAGGAGGCGCGGGCATGA
- a CDS encoding ABC transporter permease has translation MNIYGIRAIYYFEMARTFRTLSQSIAAPVLTTSLYFIVFGKAIASRMGDIDSISYGAFIIPGLVMLNLLNESISNASFGIYMPKWAGTIYELLSAPVSWIEILLGYVGAAATKSVMLGLLILGTARLFVPYEIAHPVWMIAFLLLTAVTFSLFGFIIGLWADSFQKLQVVPMLVVTPLTFLGGAFYSINMLPPLWQKITLFNPVVYLISGFRWSFYGIADVRVGLSIGMTFGFLLICLTFVWWVFKSGYKIRN, from the coding sequence ATGAACATTTACGGCATACGCGCTATTTACTATTTCGAAATGGCGCGCACCTTTCGCACCTTGTCGCAAAGCATTGCCGCGCCGGTGCTGACCACATCACTGTATTTCATCGTGTTCGGCAAGGCCATCGCCTCGCGAATGGGCGACATCGACAGCATCAGTTACGGTGCCTTCATCATTCCCGGCCTGGTCATGCTGAATCTACTGAACGAAAGCATCTCCAACGCTTCGTTCGGCATTTATATGCCCAAGTGGGCGGGTACAATTTACGAGTTGCTCTCGGCGCCGGTGTCGTGGATCGAAATTCTGCTCGGTTATGTCGGCGCGGCGGCGACTAAGTCGGTGATGTTGGGCCTGCTGATTCTTGGCACCGCGCGCCTGTTCGTGCCTTACGAGATCGCCCATCCGGTGTGGATGATCGCCTTTCTGTTGCTGACCGCCGTTACCTTTAGTTTGTTTGGCTTCATCATCGGCCTGTGGGCCGATAGTTTTCAGAAGTTACAAGTGGTGCCGATGTTGGTCGTCACTCCGCTCACCTTCCTCGGCGGTGCATTTTATTCGATCAATATGTTGCCGCCGTTATGGCAGAAGATCACCTTGTTCAACCCGGTGGTGTACTTGATCAGCGGCTTTCGTTGGAGCTTTTACGGCATTGCCGACGTGCGTGTCGGCCTGAGTATCGGCATGACTTTCGGCTTTCTGCTGATCTGTCTGACTTTCGTCTGGTGGGTGTTCAAGAGCGGGTACAAGATTAGAAACTGA
- a CDS encoding carbon-nitrogen hydrolase family protein: protein MPKIASAQYDISFLETWGNFEAKARRWVKEAADNKADILLFPEYACMELASLFPKEVYSSLNGQLDALQTLLPDYLELFKTLAAEHRVYIQAGTYPVKHDNGEFRNHAYFFTPQGDVDYQEKLTMTRFENEQWHISRGLEIKLFDTVFGKVAINICYDSEFPHYARQQAERGATLILVPSCTDTEAGYYRVRIGCQARALENQCYVVQASLVGIAEWSEAVDVNCGAAAIYTPVDRGFPNNGILAIGEYNRAQWVYADLDLAAVDTVRQEGQVFNYRDWPKQFDCK, encoded by the coding sequence GTGCCTAAAATCGCCAGCGCCCAATACGACATCAGCTTCCTGGAAACCTGGGGAAACTTTGAAGCCAAAGCCCGCCGCTGGGTAAAAGAAGCGGCCGACAACAAAGCCGATATTCTGTTGTTTCCGGAATATGCCTGCATGGAATTGGCATCTTTGTTTCCGAAGGAGGTTTATTCCTCCTTGAACGGCCAGCTCGACGCACTGCAAACCTTGCTGCCGGATTATCTGGAGTTGTTCAAAACCCTGGCCGCCGAGCACCGGGTTTACATCCAGGCCGGCACTTATCCGGTCAAACACGACAACGGCGAATTCCGTAATCACGCCTATTTCTTTACGCCGCAAGGCGACGTGGATTATCAGGAAAAGCTGACGATGACCCGCTTCGAGAACGAGCAATGGCATATCAGCCGAGGCCTGGAGATCAAGTTATTCGACACCGTATTCGGCAAGGTGGCGATCAACATCTGCTACGACAGCGAATTTCCGCACTACGCCAGACAGCAAGCCGAACGTGGCGCGACCTTGATCTTGGTGCCAAGCTGTACCGATACCGAGGCCGGCTATTACCGGGTGCGGATCGGCTGTCAGGCTCGCGCCTTGGAAAATCAATGCTACGTGGTGCAAGCATCATTGGTGGGTATCGCGGAATGGTCGGAAGCGGTGGACGTCAACTGCGGCGCGGCGGCGATTTACACGCCGGTGGACAGAGGCTTTCCGAATAATGGCATATTGGCGATCGGCGAATACAACCGGGCGCAATGGGTTTATGCCGACTTGGACTTAGCTGCGGTCGATACCGTGCGCCAGGAAGGCCAGGTGTTCAATTACCGGGATTGGCCCAAGCAGTTCGATTGCAAGTAA
- a CDS encoding GNAT family N-acetyltransferase, whose protein sequence is MSKDIRIQRLSGEALIQYIPELARLRIEVFRDFPYLYDGDYEYEKKYLQTYINCPESVIVLAFDGDAIIGASTAIPLKYETDEVKKPFVENGYNPDEVFYCGESVLNKAYRGLGIGVRFFEQREAHAEDLGGFKHITFCCVERPTDHPRRPADYVPLDAFWNKRGYVKHPELKTTYTWKDLDDVAETPKPMTFWLREDRA, encoded by the coding sequence ATGAGCAAAGACATCCGCATCCAGCGCCTCAGCGGCGAAGCCTTGATTCAATACATTCCTGAACTGGCGCGGCTGCGCATCGAAGTATTCCGCGACTTTCCGTATTTATACGACGGCGATTACGAGTACGAGAAAAAATACCTGCAAACCTACATCAACTGCCCAGAAAGCGTGATCGTGTTGGCCTTCGACGGCGATGCCATCATCGGCGCCTCGACCGCCATCCCGTTGAAATATGAAACCGACGAAGTGAAAAAGCCGTTCGTCGAAAACGGCTACAACCCGGATGAAGTGTTTTATTGCGGCGAATCGGTGTTGAACAAAGCCTATCGCGGCCTGGGCATTGGCGTGCGATTCTTCGAACAGCGCGAAGCCCATGCCGAAGATTTAGGCGGCTTCAAACACATCACCTTCTGCTGCGTCGAGCGTCCGACTGATCATCCGCGCCGGCCAGCCGATTACGTGCCGCTGGATGCATTCTGGAACAAGCGCGGCTATGTCAAACATCCCGAGCTAAAAACCACTTACACCTGGAAAGACCTCGACGACGTCGCGGAAACCCCCAAACCCATGACTTTTTGGTTGAGAGAAGACCGTGCCTAA
- a CDS encoding bleomycin resistance protein, translating to MAELKKARSVLAVRDLRTSVAFYCENLGFAINAEFDGWCFLSRDGIQLMLGHCPDEIPASQINDHSYFAYIEVQGVDGLHKEFLDRGLKSFSAPESKPWGMREFMVTTPDGHRIMFGEDVDSPQRRRSD from the coding sequence ATGGCAGAACTAAAGAAGGCGCGAAGCGTGTTGGCGGTAAGGGATCTACGAACCTCTGTTGCCTTCTATTGCGAAAATCTTGGTTTTGCAATCAACGCAGAATTCGATGGGTGGTGTTTTCTATCAAGAGATGGAATTCAGTTGATGTTGGGTCATTGCCCCGATGAAATTCCAGCTAGCCAGATCAACGACCACTCGTATTTCGCATACATTGAGGTCCAAGGGGTCGATGGCCTTCACAAAGAGTTTCTCGACCGTGGCCTGAAGTCATTCTCAGCTCCAGAAAGCAAGCCGTGGGGAATGCGGGAGTTTATGGTCACAACGCCTGATGGCCACCGAATCATGTTTGGCGAAGACGTTGATTCACCGCAAAGACGCAGATCCGATTAG
- a CDS encoding RnfH family protein, translated as MAVEVAYATSERQRLIAVSLAANSTVEHAIAASGILREFPEIDLSQQKVGIFGLVCSLDKTVSADDRVEIYRPLRQNPMDARRGRLQK; from the coding sequence ATCGCGGTGGAAGTGGCTTACGCTACGTCCGAGCGGCAAAGGCTTATTGCTGTCAGCTTGGCGGCGAATAGTACTGTCGAACATGCGATAGCAGCTTCCGGCATCTTGCGGGAATTTCCGGAAATTGATTTGAGCCAACAGAAGGTTGGGATTTTTGGGCTGGTTTGCAGTTTGGATAAAACCGTCAGTGCTGACGACCGTGTGGAGATTTACCGACCGTTACGGCAAAATCCGATGGATGCACGGCGGGGGCGATTACAGAAATAA
- a CDS encoding type II toxin-antitoxin system RatA family toxin, with protein sequence MITVVQKSALVKFSAKQMFDLVDDIESYPKFLPWCSGSKILKREGDIVEGQIDIAKAGFHKSFTTRNRIDRGGKIQISLLDGPFSSLEGFWSFMPLREDASKISLDLEFEISGMLANLAFGPVFNQICNTMVSSFTQRAKALYGG encoded by the coding sequence ATGATCACCGTCGTCCAAAAAAGCGCTTTGGTTAAATTCTCCGCGAAGCAAATGTTTGATCTTGTAGACGACATCGAGTCGTATCCTAAATTTTTACCGTGGTGTTCCGGCAGCAAGATATTGAAGCGTGAAGGCGACATCGTCGAGGGTCAAATCGATATCGCCAAGGCCGGTTTTCATAAATCCTTCACCACCCGCAACCGCATCGATCGCGGCGGTAAAATCCAGATCAGCTTGCTGGATGGGCCGTTTTCATCATTAGAAGGCTTTTGGAGCTTCATGCCCTTGCGCGAGGATGCCAGCAAAATCTCGCTGGACTTGGAATTCGAAATCTCCGGCATGCTGGCCAATCTAGCCTTCGGCCCAGTGTTCAATCAGATCTGCAACACCATGGTCAGCTCCTTCACCCAACGAGCCAAAGCCTTGTATGGCGGATGA
- a CDS encoding sodium-dependent transporter, producing the protein MTDKTPSIHGEWSSRFAFILAATGSAVGLGNIWKFPYIAGQNGGGAFVMVYLLCVAAIGIPIMIAEIMLGRRGRQSPINTMQSLAAEAKVDPRWGYLGWMGMIAGFLILAYYSVIAGWAMAYIFKGFFGGFMNSSAEEIQRLFDNLMASPIQQIFWHTVFMVTTMLVVMRGVKAGLEKAVRFLMPALFFILIILIAYAMASGAYEQGMHFLFSPDFSKIDADAVLTAMGHAFFTLSLGMGAIMVYGSYLPSHVSIAKTTFFIAGADTIVALLAGIAIFPLVFANNLEASAGPGLIFQTLPLAFGHMSGGWLFGLLFFLLLFFAALTSSISLIEPAVAWLVENKNIDRQKACVWSGTACWGLGIAVVFSFNIWSGFKLFDKNLFELLDYLTANLMLPLGGLCIAVFAGWMMTQTHAEQELEMPAEGFKAWQVLIKYVAPGAVFIVFLHVLGVL; encoded by the coding sequence ATGACCGATAAAACCCCATCCATCCACGGCGAATGGTCTTCCCGCTTCGCCTTTATTCTGGCCGCCACCGGTTCGGCCGTCGGTTTGGGCAATATCTGGAAGTTTCCTTACATCGCCGGCCAAAACGGCGGCGGCGCCTTCGTGATGGTGTATTTGCTCTGTGTCGCCGCCATCGGCATACCGATCATGATCGCTGAAATCATGCTGGGCCGCCGCGGCCGGCAAAGCCCGATCAACACCATGCAAAGCCTGGCGGCGGAAGCCAAGGTCGATCCGCGCTGGGGCTATTTGGGCTGGATGGGCATGATCGCCGGTTTTTTAATCCTGGCCTACTATAGCGTGATCGCCGGTTGGGCAATGGCTTATATTTTCAAGGGCTTTTTCGGCGGCTTCATGAACAGCAGCGCCGAAGAAATCCAAAGACTATTCGACAATCTGATGGCCAGCCCCATCCAGCAGATTTTCTGGCACACCGTATTCATGGTTACCACGATGCTGGTAGTGATGCGCGGCGTCAAAGCCGGCCTGGAAAAAGCCGTGCGCTTCTTGATGCCGGCTCTGTTTTTTATCTTGATCATACTGATCGCTTACGCGATGGCTTCGGGCGCTTACGAACAAGGCATGCACTTTTTGTTCAGCCCCGATTTCAGCAAAATCGACGCCGATGCCGTGCTGACCGCGATGGGCCACGCCTTCTTTACCCTGAGCCTGGGCATGGGCGCGATAATGGTCTACGGCTCCTACTTACCCAGCCATGTCTCCATCGCTAAAACCACCTTCTTCATCGCCGGCGCCGATACCATCGTCGCACTGCTGGCCGGTATCGCCATTTTTCCGTTGGTGTTCGCCAATAACCTGGAAGCCAGCGCCGGGCCTGGTTTGATTTTTCAAACCCTGCCGCTGGCTTTCGGCCACATGAGCGGCGGCTGGTTATTCGGTTTGCTGTTTTTCCTGTTGCTGTTTTTCGCCGCCCTCACCTCATCCATTTCCTTGATAGAACCGGCGGTCGCCTGGCTGGTGGAAAACAAAAATATTGATCGGCAAAAAGCCTGCGTCTGGTCCGGCACCGCATGCTGGGGTTTGGGCATCGCCGTGGTGTTTTCATTCAACATCTGGTCCGGCTTTAAACTATTCGATAAAAACCTGTTCGAGTTGCTGGATTATCTGACCGCCAACCTGATGCTGCCTTTGGGCGGTTTATGCATCGCGGTGTTTGCCGGCTGGATGATGACCCAAACCCATGCCGAACAAGAACTGGAAATGCCGGCCGAAGGCTTTAAAGCCTGGCAGGTTTTAATCAAATATGTCGCCCCCGGTGCGGTATTTATCGTGTTCCTGCATGTGCTCGGAGTGCTGTAA
- the smpB gene encoding SsrA-binding protein SmpB: protein MAAKKSKKDNKATDNTIAVNRQASHEYTIDETFEAGLVLEGWEVKSLRDGRIQLKESYVDIRRGEAWLCGAHVSALLSASTHVNPDAVRKKKLLLHRRELNKLIGSVERKGYTLIPLSMYWIKGRAKLKIGLAKGKKLHDKRAAAKDKDWQRDKARIMKHG from the coding sequence ATGGCAGCTAAAAAATCCAAGAAGGACAACAAAGCCACCGATAACACCATTGCGGTTAATCGCCAGGCTTCTCACGAATACACCATAGACGAGACATTCGAAGCCGGTCTGGTATTGGAAGGTTGGGAAGTAAAAAGTTTGCGCGACGGCCGGATTCAGCTTAAGGAAAGCTATGTGGATATCCGGCGCGGCGAGGCCTGGTTGTGCGGTGCGCACGTGTCGGCTTTGTTGTCGGCATCGACCCATGTCAACCCGGACGCGGTGCGCAAGAAAAAACTGCTGCTGCATAGGCGCGAGCTGAATAAATTGATCGGTTCCGTCGAACGTAAGGGCTATACCCTGATTCCGTTATCGATGTATTGGATCAAGGGCCGCGCCAAGTTGAAAATCGGTCTGGCGAAAGGTAAAAAATTGCATGACAAACGCGCCGCCGCCAAGGATAAGGATTGGCAGCGTGATAAAGCGCGGATCATGAAGCACGGTTAA
- a CDS encoding hydrolase: MTTHPNLLDVNNSVLLVVDIQGRLSTAMPAADLEQMLIHGRRLLEAARLLSVPVLLTEQYPQGLGPTQPEISECLPDASRIFAKTGFSCCAADGFNQALANTGRKQVVVIGQETHVCVLQTALELLNQAYQVHVLTDAVCSRRAEHKTYALQRMQQQGATLSCHESVLFEWLRDARHGEFKTISALLR; the protein is encoded by the coding sequence ATGACTACGCATCCGAATTTATTGGACGTAAATAACAGCGTATTGCTGGTCGTGGATATTCAAGGCCGTTTGTCGACGGCGATGCCGGCGGCCGATCTCGAACAGATGCTCATCCATGGTCGTCGATTGCTGGAGGCTGCCCGTTTACTCAGCGTGCCGGTATTGTTGACCGAGCAGTATCCGCAAGGTCTTGGACCTACCCAGCCGGAAATTAGCGAGTGCTTGCCGGATGCCAGCAGGATATTCGCCAAGACCGGATTTTCCTGTTGCGCCGCCGATGGTTTCAATCAAGCCTTGGCCAATACCGGCCGCAAGCAAGTGGTGGTGATCGGTCAGGAAACGCATGTGTGCGTATTGCAAACTGCATTGGAGCTATTAAACCAAGCTTATCAAGTCCATGTTTTGACCGACGCGGTCTGCTCGCGGCGGGCCGAGCACAAGACTTATGCCTTGCAACGCATGCAACAGCAAGGCGCGACATTGAGTTGTCACGAGTCGGTATTATTCGAGTGGTTGCGGGATGCGCGACATGGCGAGTTCAAGACGATTTCGGCGTTATTGCGTTAA
- a CDS encoding FAD:protein FMN transferase, with protein sequence MIRKAWTGTLLGSLLLAACGEPPLPVQKFEGFAQGTTYHISYWSPQAVDGTQLAAEVEKTFADLDKLLSNYRPDSVIEQFNANQTVESQAIDPQIVSLVKIAQSVSQLSSGCYDLTIKPLFDLWGFQGDQLNIPDQATIDAALANVGMNKLLLADDNHMMKTLPNVRVDLSSIAQGYSVGKISQLLEQMGVVNYMVEIGGELKALGHKPDGKAWRIAVEKPLPGERTMHKVVTMPKETPMAVMTSGTYRHYFDVKGQRYSHILDARSGRPVTHDLVAVSVFHDDPTVADAWSTALLCLGQEEGMKLADAEKLQAMFIQQQGTEFVESKTRALTTSTLVTIN encoded by the coding sequence ATGATACGGAAAGCATGGACCGGGACATTACTGGGATCGTTATTGTTGGCGGCTTGCGGCGAGCCGCCGCTGCCGGTGCAGAAATTCGAAGGTTTCGCCCAAGGCACGACTTACCACATCAGTTATTGGTCGCCGCAAGCGGTGGACGGCACACAGTTGGCAGCCGAAGTGGAAAAAACCTTCGCCGATCTGGATAAATTGCTCTCCAACTATCGGCCCGATTCCGTTATCGAACAATTCAATGCCAATCAAACGGTAGAAAGTCAGGCGATCGATCCTCAGATCGTCTCGCTGGTGAAAATTGCCCAGTCGGTCAGTCAATTAAGTTCCGGATGTTACGATTTGACCATCAAACCCTTGTTCGATTTATGGGGGTTTCAGGGCGATCAATTGAATATCCCCGACCAGGCCACGATCGACGCCGCGCTGGCGAATGTCGGTATGAACAAGCTGCTATTGGCCGACGATAACCACATGATGAAGACATTGCCCAACGTGAGGGTCGATCTGTCTTCGATTGCGCAAGGCTATAGCGTCGGAAAAATCAGTCAGTTGCTGGAGCAAATGGGGGTCGTCAATTATATGGTGGAAATCGGCGGCGAATTGAAAGCATTGGGTCACAAGCCGGACGGCAAAGCCTGGCGGATTGCGGTAGAGAAACCATTACCGGGCGAGCGGACGATGCATAAAGTGGTGACGATGCCGAAAGAAACACCCATGGCGGTGATGACCTCCGGCACCTATCGGCATTATTTCGACGTCAAAGGCCAGCGTTACAGTCACATTCTCGATGCTCGCTCCGGCCGGCCGGTGACTCACGATTTAGTCGCTGTCAGCGTCTTTCACGATGACCCGACGGTCGCGGATGCCTGGTCTACCGCTTTGTTGTGTTTGGGGCAGGAAGAAGGTATGAAACTCGCCGACGCCGAAAAATTACAGGCGATGTTCATTCAGCAACAAGGGACCGAATTTGTGGAAAGCAAGACCAGGGCGTTGACCACCTCGACGCTGGTGACGATTAATTAA
- a CDS encoding DUF2231 domain-containing protein, whose translation MLGLSDHLTFAVHGGGDSGDGLASGVAGLLTFIEGLVRQTPSETFASLLPGISALQNLHPLFVHFPIVLLTLFFLIDAVGSFADRAEWRQVASWFLYLGTAFAGMTVAAGLLAANSVVHGGDVHEIMEHHEHLGISVLSLSAALSAWRLVGKGVIVGVANTLYLLLAAILCGLLVFTADLGGLMVYKYGVAVEAADKFNQAAALAHEHDESDTPATVDHPESDHDDVEHPGHHDESVHEATGHHHHDHQHAH comes from the coding sequence ATGTTGGGGCTTAGTGATCATTTGACGTTTGCCGTGCATGGCGGCGGCGATAGCGGCGACGGTTTAGCCAGCGGTGTGGCCGGTTTATTGACATTCATCGAAGGTTTGGTGCGGCAAACGCCGTCGGAAACCTTCGCCAGTTTGTTGCCCGGCATTTCCGCGTTGCAGAATTTGCACCCGCTGTTCGTGCATTTTCCCATTGTCTTATTGACCTTGTTTTTTTTAATAGATGCCGTCGGCAGCTTCGCAGATCGCGCCGAATGGCGGCAGGTTGCCAGTTGGTTTTTATATTTGGGCACTGCTTTTGCCGGCATGACCGTGGCGGCCGGTTTGCTGGCGGCCAATTCGGTGGTACACGGTGGCGATGTTCATGAAATTATGGAACATCACGAACACTTGGGAATTTCGGTATTGAGTTTGTCCGCAGCGTTGTCCGCTTGGCGCTTAGTCGGCAAGGGCGTGATCGTCGGCGTTGCCAATACCCTGTATTTGCTGTTGGCGGCGATTTTATGCGGTCTGTTGGTGTTTACCGCCGATCTGGGTGGCTTAATGGTGTATAAGTACGGCGTTGCGGTCGAGGCTGCCGATAAGTTCAATCAAGCGGCGGCGCTCGCACATGAACACGATGAATCCGATACTCCCGCGACGGTGGATCATCCGGAATCCGACCATGATGACGTCGAGCATCCAGGTCATCATGACGAAAGCGTTCACGAGGCGACCGGCCACCACCACCACGACCATCAGCATGCACACTGA